TAGACAGCCAGTACGCTCCAGTACCCCGCGGCAGGCAGTGCAGGAAGTGCCGATACCCCCAATCCCATCATCCATTGCCGCCAGATCGGCAGAATCGCCAGCTCCTGCAACCAGCGGTTCTCTGGATGGTGGAGCCGATGCCACATCCACCGGAAGGCATACCCCAAATACCCGGCGCACGCCCCCGCCACGCCCCAAGTCAGATAGGGTGAATCCCACAGGCCCGCCATAAACTCCGGACCGATCAGCAGGGTAGGGGGGCGGAACATCCCCGCCACCAGCAAGATCCCGATCAGGAATACCAGTCCATGCCGCCGGTAAAAGGCCAAGCTCCAGACCTTGATCGCAAATATCCACATGGCTAATGGGTTTCAGGCTGTAGGGAGGAAATCCACTCGGTAGCTTCGGTGAGGGAAATCGGCCGGATCATCCGCTCGGCCACCAACAACGCAGACTGTGGTGCAAGCTGTTCGAGATCGAGGGCCTGATGGGTTGAGATCAGGAAGTTGGTCCCCGACATACGCCGTCGGAGGATCAGCGAGAGCAGATGGGCCTGCGCATGTACATCCAGAGTCGCCAAAGGCTCATCCAGCAGGATCCAACGCGGAGTCCCCAGAAACGCCAGCAGCAACGAGAGCTTCTTGCGCATCCCCGATGAGTAGGTCCCGATCTGCTGGCCCAGATAGTCCCCGATCCCCAACTGGGCAGAGACGGATTCGACCTGGCCGGCTGGTGCCTGCTTGAGACGCGCGAAGAACTCGACCAGATATCGACCACTGATGTAGGAGGGAAATGAAGGCTCGGCTTCGGAAAGATTGAAGGCCAGACGGTGGGCACGGGTATCCCGCCCCAACCGGATGGAGCCGTCGCAGGTGATCGCGCCGGAAAAGGGGATCAGACCCGCCAGCGCCCGGAGCAAGGTGGTCTTGCCGGCGCCGTTCTGCCCCAGCAGCAGATGGATGCCCACAGGGAGCGAGAGGTCCGTCGGGGCGATGATCTCCGTACGACCGTACCGCTTGCCGAATTGTTCGAAGTGCAGCATGTACCGATGATTTGCCCCATCTGTCGCGCCATCGGTCCCTTTCTTACAGGGCTATTCCTCCAGCTTCTTGAGGTTCTCGTCATGGGCCAGTCGGCGGTACTGGGACAGCGCGGCGCGGGTGAGCATCTCGAAGCGGTCCTCCTTGGGCCGTCCCTCCTCGATCAGGAAGGAGTTGAGGCTTTCGAGGTTGGCCAGCACATTGAGCTGGAAGATATCGGCATGGTCGCGCATATTGCCCTGCTTGGCCAGCTCGGGATTGGACTCGCGCCATTGCCGGGCCGTCGTCCCGAACACCGCCATGTTCAGCAGATCCGCCTCATCGGCATAGATGATCCACTCCTTGTTCTTGGGGGCCTGAATCGCCGGGATCAGGACTTCCTGGATGGTCGAGGTGTGTAGACGGTAGTTGACCTTGGAGAGGAATCGGCGGTGATCCCATTGCTGCTCCAATCGCTTGGCCTCCTCGCGCTTGAGCCGGTCAAACTCCTTGATGAGGTAGTACTTGAACTCCGGGCTCAGCCAAGTCGCAAATTCGAAGGCGATATCCCGATGGGCATAGGTGCCGCCGTACCTCCCCCGCCGCGACTCGATGGAGATGATGCCCGCACGCTCGATCAGCTGCTTGGCCGAGATATAGTTGGCCTCCTCCGAGAGCTCCATTCTAATCCCTTGCATTTGCAGGGGATTAAAATCGGGGTTGTTCTCCCCCTCCCACAATTCGATGAATTTCAAGGTATTGCCACGCTTCAGCCAGGCCTGTATCACCGTGTCGGTTGTCTGGTTGTTGCGGCTCTTGGCCATATCCGTGAGGCTGATGTAGTCTTCGGAGCGGATCTCGCGGATCGAGACATCCAGTCCGGAGACTTGGATCACTTGGGATTTCTTGGGCTTCATGAACGAGTTTTGAGGATTCCCCTTGATTGGCGGAACGGGATATTCCGGCAAGTA
Above is a genomic segment from Pontibacter sp. G13 containing:
- a CDS encoding ABC transporter ATP-binding protein yields the protein MLHFEQFGKRYGRTEIIAPTDLSLPVGIHLLLGQNGAGKTTLLRALAGLIPFSGAITCDGSIRLGRDTRAHRLAFNLSEAEPSFPSYISGRYLVEFFARLKQAPAGQVESVSAQLGIGDYLGQQIGTYSSGMRKKLSLLLAFLGTPRWILLDEPLATLDVHAQAHLLSLILRRRMSGTNFLISTHQALDLEQLAPQSALLVAERMIRPISLTEATEWISSLQPETH
- a CDS encoding KilA-N domain-containing protein, producing MKPKKSQVIQVSGLDVSIREIRSEDYISLTDMAKSRNNQTTDTVIQAWLKRGNTLKFIELWEGENNPDFNPLQMQGIRMELSEEANYISAKQLIERAGIISIESRRGRYGGTYAHRDIAFEFATWLSPEFKYYLIKEFDRLKREEAKRLEQQWDHRRFLSKVNYRLHTSTIQEVLIPAIQAPKNKEWIIYADEADLLNMAVFGTTARQWRESNPELAKQGNMRDHADIFQLNVLANLESLNSFLIEEGRPKEDRFEMLTRAALSQYRRLAHDENLKKLEE